A single window of Malus sylvestris chromosome 5, drMalSylv7.2, whole genome shotgun sequence DNA harbors:
- the LOC126624549 gene encoding uncharacterized protein LOC126624549, translating to MPPRRRRSPRKYRKPPPQEDGHLRRKPRASFQDFGDLTKGRGRPAIRREGMGLRTDGDGGVVASMRMGLSTREIAPMDLIWKKRWSAGVRACVRDGNVEREGMMGFGRAVEVGRIGRWVLVGD from the exons ATGCCCCCTCGCCGCCGTCGAAGCCCCAGAAAATATCGAAAACCTCCGCCTCAAGAGGACGGTCATCTCCGACGAAAGCCTCGAGCTTCTTTTCAG GATTTTGGAGATTTGACGAAGGGAAGGGGTAGGCCTGCGATTCGACGGGAAGGGATGGGCCTACGAACAGACGGGGACGGAGGAGTCGTTGCATCAATGAGGATGGGTCTCTCGACAAGAGAGATAGCGCCGATGGATCTAATCTGGAAGAAGAGGTGGTCGGCGGGAGTTCGTGCTTGCGTTCGAGACGGCAATGTGGAGAGGGAAGGGATGATGGGTTTTGGCCGTGCGGTAGAGGTGGGTCGAATTGGGAGGTGGGTTCTGGTCGGCGATTGA